The following nucleotide sequence is from Streptomyces leeuwenhoekii.
GCCGGAGGTGCGGGTGAGCGTGATCTCGTACGTCTTCTTCTGCCCGGCCTTCAGGCCGCCCTCGCGGTCGTAGAGGCCGGTGCCGTACCCGGGCGTCTTCAGGAACTCGTCGATCGCGGTGTCCACTGGGGCCTTGACGGTGTAGTCGTGGGCCTCGGCGCCGTCGCGGATCGCGTCCCACGCGTCCTCGATGTTGATCAGACCCGCGCCCTCCTCGTACGCCTGCACGCCCTCGATGTGGTCGGCGGTCGAGGTCAGCGCCGTGCGCAGGGTGGCGGGCGTCAGCTCGATGCCCTTCTGCTTCGCGGCGGACAGCAGCAGCGCGGAGGCTCCGGCGGCCTGCGGGGACGCCATCGAGGTGCCCTGGAGCATGCCGTAGCCGGCCGGGAGGGAGTAGCCCGCCTCGGCGATCGGGGCGCCCGGCAGCCAGGTCTGGATCGTGTTGACCGCGGCGCCCGGGGCGACCAGGGTCGGCGCGAAGCCGCCGTCCTCACGCGGGCCGCGCGAGGAGAACGGCATCATCGCGTACTCCTTCTCCACGACCGAGCCGTAGTTGGCGGCCCAGGTCTCCTTGGAGATGGACGCGCCGACCGAGATCACCTTGTCGGCCAGGGACGGGTCGCCGATGGTGTTGGTGCCGGGGCCGGAGTTGCCCGCGGAGATCACCAGTTGCACGCCGTAGGTGTCGATGAGCCGGGTGTACAGCTCGGCGCGCGCGTTGTTGCCGTCGTTCAGGGCCGGGAGGCCGCCGATCGACATGTTGACGATGTCGACGCCGCGGTTGACGACGAGGTCGATCATGCCCTCGGTGAGCGCGACGTTGGTGCAGCCGCCGGACCAGGTGCAGGCGCGCGAGGAGACGATCTTCGCGCCGGGGGCGGCGCCGTTCATCCTCCCGCCGAACAGGCCGTGGGCGGCGGTGATGCCGGCGACGTGCGTGCCGTGCTCGGACTCGATCACGCCGATGTTGACGAAGTCGGCCTTGGCGCCCGCGGAGTTGTAGACGACGTCCTTGCGGATCTCGACCACGAAGGGCTGGCGCTCGGCCACCTCGGTGGCCGGGTCGTCGGTGCCGAAGTACCCGATCTGGAAGCCGTCCTTGTACGGCTTCATCGGGGTGTCGTCACCGAAGTCGTGGTTGCCGTTCAGGTCGACCCGGACGGTGCCGGAGGCCGCGTCGTACAGCACGCCCCAGGAGTCGGTGGTGTCCCCGTCGCGGTTGGCGTCGCCGGCCGCGTCGCCGCCGGTGGTGTACGACTCCAGGAAGGTGCTGACCCGGTAGGAGCCCTCCGGGGCCTGCCAGGACCTGCCGCCGTAGGTGAAGGCGGGCCCGGAGACGGAGGTCAGCATCGGGCGCCAGGTCCGGTCGGCGTCGACGACCGGGTCGGTGGCGGTCACCCAGTCGACGATCTTGCGCTCGCCGGTGGTGGTCTTCCGCAGCGCCGGGTGGGCGAGGTCCACACCGGAGTCGAGGATGCCGATGGTGATGCCGCGGCCGTCCGCCTTCGGGTGGTCCTCGACGAAGTCGACGGCGCCCGTCTCGAAGGACGGGTTGTACGGGTTCTCGGCGGGGGTCTTCCGGTTCGGCGCCGGGTACGCCGCCGTGCCCCGGGAGCCGGCGGCCCCGGCGGTGTCCGCGCCCGGCGTCGGGTCGTCCAGCGGGATCTCCTCGCGCAGGTCGATGCCGTGCACGGAGGACAGCTTCGCGGCGGCGGCGATGGCCGCGTCCGCCTTGCCGGTGGGGACGGTGGCCCGGACGTAACCGAGCTTGTCGTAGGTACGGCCCACGGTGCCGCCCGGGACGGCGTCCAGCTCCTTCGCGACCTGCTCGGTCTGCCCGGGAGCGGTGGCGACCATCATCGTGACGCTCTTCTCGCCCTCGGCCTTGGCCTCGGCGAGCAGACCGGCGTCGTCCGAACCGAGTTTGCCGTGGGCGGACTTGGCGGTGGCGTCGGCCGGCACCGAGGCGGCCGGGCCGTCGGCGGCGACCGCCATGGGTATCGGCCCGGCGGCGCAGAGCGCGGCGACGATGCCCGCGGCCACGGCGGTGCGGGCCACGCGTCTGGCGCCCGGTATCGGTTCGCGCTGGGGGGTGTGGGTCATCGGCATCCCTTGTAGGTAAAGGAACGATCGGGTGCGACCAGGGCCGATTGGTCATGGTCGCGAGAGTCCGGAATGCGATCCCGGATGACCGCTCAGCCTGACGTAAGGGGTCCACGTTTGGGGAGAGTTGACCGAGGCGGGATGGGGCCGTGGCGTACTTCCGCCATGCGCCATCGGGGATCTATGGGGTGGACCACGACATTCCCGTCCGGTCATGGCCCGTGCGCGGCGCCGCGCGCGTTAACGTCCCGGCGTGCGCAGGAACCTACGGGTGGCGGCCTACGCCCTGTGCGTCCGGGACGGTCGCATACTGCTCGCCCGGTCCCCGGGACCCGGGGGCGTTCCCGAATGGGTGCTGCCCGGCGGCGGCATGGAGCACGGCGAGGACCCGCACGACACGGTGGTGCGGGAGGTGGCGGAGGAGACCGGGTACCGGATCGAGGTCACCGGCCTGCTCGGCGTGGACTGTCTGCGCCGCGTCTCGCGCCGCCGCTTCCGGCCGGCCGTGGACCGGCACGCCGTCCGCATCCTCTACGAGGCCCGGATCACCGGCGGCGACCTCAGGTACGAGGTCGGCGGCTCCACCGACCTGGCCGCCTGGCAGGACCTGGCCGCCGTCCCCGGCCTGACCCGGGTGCCGCTCGTCGACACCGGGCTGCGGCTGTGGCGCGAACGGCCGGCGACCGGACGGCTCGCCGGGGCGGAGGAGTAGCCGCCCGGCGGCTCCGACCGGTCCCCACCGACGCCTCGGCAAGAAGGCCGGAACCGGCTCAACCGCCGCGCCCCGTCGCAACCTTCCCGCCGGCCCCCGCGGTCTCCTTGCCCGACCGCGCCCGACCGTGCCCGACGGCCCTCGGGCGAAGCAGCACCCAGAGCAGGGGGAGACCATGACCACACGGGTACGCACCGCCCTCGCGGCGGCGACCGCCGCGGCACTGACGGCAGCGCTCACGGCCTCACTGGCGGGCACGGCGACCGCGGCACCGGCCGCCCGCGACGGTCACGACGCGACCCGCCGCGCCCTCCGGGCCGCCGTGGCCGACGGCGTGCCCGGCGCGACGGCCACCGTCCGGGACGGCCGCGGCACCTGGACCGCGACCGCCGGGGTCGGCGAC
It contains:
- a CDS encoding S8 family serine peptidase codes for the protein MTHTPQREPIPGARRVARTAVAAGIVAALCAAGPIPMAVAADGPAASVPADATAKSAHGKLGSDDAGLLAEAKAEGEKSVTMMVATAPGQTEQVAKELDAVPGGTVGRTYDKLGYVRATVPTGKADAAIAAAAKLSSVHGIDLREEIPLDDPTPGADTAGAAGSRGTAAYPAPNRKTPAENPYNPSFETGAVDFVEDHPKADGRGITIGILDSGVDLAHPALRKTTTGERKIVDWVTATDPVVDADRTWRPMLTSVSGPAFTYGGRSWQAPEGSYRVSTFLESYTTGGDAAGDANRDGDTTDSWGVLYDAASGTVRVDLNGNHDFGDDTPMKPYKDGFQIGYFGTDDPATEVAERQPFVVEIRKDVVYNSAGAKADFVNIGVIESEHGTHVAGITAAHGLFGGRMNGAAPGAKIVSSRACTWSGGCTNVALTEGMIDLVVNRGVDIVNMSIGGLPALNDGNNARAELYTRLIDTYGVQLVISAGNSGPGTNTIGDPSLADKVISVGASISKETWAANYGSVVEKEYAMMPFSSRGPREDGGFAPTLVAPGAAVNTIQTWLPGAPIAEAGYSLPAGYGMLQGTSMASPQAAGASALLLSAAKQKGIELTPATLRTALTSTADHIEGVQAYEEGAGLINIEDAWDAIRDGAEAHDYTVKAPVDTAIDEFLKTPGYGTGLYDREGGLKAGQKKTYEITLTRTSGADRAIRHELHFENNAGGTFRIVGSDEVRLPLNRPVTVKVEAAPRSAGLKSAILEVDDPRTEGVDKQVLSTVVIAAPLAYTHSASGSVQRNSTRSYFVTVPEGAKALEVAIGGLKDKSQTRFIALHPYGVPVDTTSTPNCYNNYLGGNGCKPDVRSYADPQPGVWEIEVESRRTSPLLDNPYTLDVAVLGAAFEPEVVTVPEAKAGTPATASWTVTNRLAALDGKLVGGPLGSAASARPTIAQGETRTGTVEVPAGATSLDVAIGGVSDAAADLDLTVYDKDGNVVGQSADGDSEESVSVPDPAAGTYTVEVVGYAVPAGSTAYDYRDVYFAASLGTVDVDGSAPVKLGTGESATVSGSVTALAAAPEGREFFGRVQLVNARGTVAGTGSVKIGTVVP
- a CDS encoding NUDIX hydrolase, producing MRRNLRVAAYALCVRDGRILLARSPGPGGVPEWVLPGGGMEHGEDPHDTVVREVAEETGYRIEVTGLLGVDCLRRVSRRRFRPAVDRHAVRILYEARITGGDLRYEVGGSTDLAAWQDLAAVPGLTRVPLVDTGLRLWRERPATGRLAGAEE